A window of the Henckelia pumila isolate YLH828 chromosome 3, ASM3356847v2, whole genome shotgun sequence genome harbors these coding sequences:
- the LOC140893365 gene encoding alpha-L-arabinofuranosidase 1-like, with protein MDANTPLSHILLLLFILLSAICQSSASRIEANQTVALFINASEASAKEIPKTMFGIFFEEINHAGAGGLWAELVCNRGFEAGGSNTPSNIDPWSVIGDDSLVIVSTERSSCFDRNKIALRMEVLCDHGVPETCPAGGVGIFNPGFWGMNIELGKTYKLVLYVRASQSVNITASLVGSIELKTLATANIIASDVSNWTKMEVLMQAKGTSASSRLQLTTTSKGVIWFDQVSLMPVDTYKGHGFRKDLFKMLKDLSPGFLRFPGGCFVEGDWLRNAFRWKETIGPWEERPGHFGDVWDYWTDEGLGHFEFLQLAEDLGALPIWVFNNGISHNDHVDTSAILPFVHEILDGIEFARGSPKSKWGSVRASMGHPEPFDLRYVAVGNEDCERQDYNGSYLKFYDAISHTYPDIKVISNCDGSSELLHHPAHYYDYHIYQNAKIVFGAARKFDKAPRGGPKAFVSEYAVTGDDAGKGSLLAALAEAGFLIGLERNCDVVEMASYAPLFVNTNDRRWNPDAIVFDSSKAYGTPSYWMQHFFKESNGATLLNATLQAGVESSLIASVVMWTNTEDNIKYLRVKVVNFGINSVTLQISIDGLELNSIPSQGSIKTELTSTDYMDENSFEHPDKIVPINSLLEDVAEEMDIVLSPRSLTSIDLPINPNNIRIVGSDSVLRSSH; from the exons ATGGATGCAAATACCCCCTTGAGCCATATTCTTCTTCTACTTTTCATTTTGCTGAGTGCTATCTGTCAATCTTCTGCTTCGAGAATTGAAGCAAACCAGACTGTTGCACTTTTTATAAATGCCTCAGAAGCATCAGCAAAGGAGATACCAAAGACAATGTTTGGTATATTTTTCGAG GAGATTAATCATGCTGGAGCAGGAGGACTTTGGGCCGAACTTGTCTGCAACAGAG GATTTGAAGCTGGGGGTTCCAACACTCCTTCAAATATTGATCCTTGGTCTGTTATTGGGGATGACTCATTGGTAATAGTATCAACTGAACGTTCATCATGCTTTGATCGAAACAAAATTGCTCTACGAATGGAAGTGCTTTGCGACCATGGTGTCCCCGAAACGTGTCCAGCTGGAGGAGTTGGTATATTCAATCCTGGCTTCTGGGGAATG AATATTGAACTAGGGAAGACTTATAAATTGGTTCTTTATGTTCGTGCATCACAGTCAGTTAACATTACTGCATCATTGGTTGGGTCAATTGAACTGAAGACACTGGCTACTGCTAATATTAT AGCTTCTGATGTTTCAAATTGGACAAAGATGGAGGTGTTGATGCAAGCAAAAGGAACAAGTGCAAGCTCGAGACTTCAACTGACTACAACCAGTAAAGGCGTCATATGGTTTGATCAAGTATCATTGATGCCTGTAGATACATATAAG GGGCATGGATTTCGCAAGGATCTTTTTAAGATGCTGAAAGATTTAAGCCCTGGATTTTTAAGGTTTCCAG GTGGTTGCTTTGTTGAAGGTGATTGGTTAAGAAATGCATTCCGCTGGAAAGAAACTATTGGACCGTGGGAGGAGAGACCCGGTCATTTTGGTGATGTTTGGGATTACTGGACCGATGAGGGGCTCGGTCATTTTGAATTTCTACAG CTTGCTGAGGACTTGGGCGCATTACCTATATGGGTGTTCAACAATG GAATTAGTCACAATGACCATGTTGACACTTCTGCCATTCTACCTTTcgtgcat GAGATTCTAGATGGAATTGAGTTTGCGAGGGGAAGTCCTAAGTCAAAATGGGGTTCTGTTCGAGCATCAATGGGACACCCTGAACCCTTCGATCTGAGATATGTTGCAGTGGGGAATGAGGACTGTGAGAGGCAAGATTACAACG GTAGCTACCTCAAATTCTACGACGCCATTAGTCATACATATCCAGACATCAAAGTAATCTCTAATTGTGATGGCTCTTCTGAACTATTGCATCACCCAGCTCATTATTATGACTATCAT ATTTACCAAAATGCAAAAATTGTGTTTGGAGCAGCTAGAAAATTTGATAAAGCGCCACGAGGAGGTCCAAAG GCTTTTGTCAGTGAATATGCCGTGACGGGAGATGATGCTGGCAAGGGTAGTCTCTTAGCAGCTCTGGCTGAAGCCGGATTTCTTATTGGGCTTGAAAGGAACTG TGATGTAGTAGAAATGGCAAGCTACGCGCCATTGTTTGTGAATACAAATGACAGAag GTGGAATCCTGATGCTATCGTCTTTGACTCATCCAAGGCGTATGGAACTCCTAGTTATTGGATGCAACATTTCTTCAAGGAATCAAACGGCGCAACTCTTCTTAATGCAACCCTTCAAGCTGGCGTGGAGAGTTCTCTCATTGCTTCCGTGGTTATGTGGACGAATACAGAGGATAACATCAAATACTTGAGAGTCAAG GTGGTTAATTTTGGGATCAATAGTGTGACTCTTCAAATATCTATAGATGGATTGGAGCTGAACTCGATTCCGTCACAAGGATCGATCAAGACTGAGTTAACATCCACAGATTATATGGATGAGAATTCTTTCGAACATCCTGATAAG ATTGTGCCTATCAACAGTCTGCTAGAAGACGTTGCGGAGGAGATGGATATCGTGCTTTCTCCGCGATCTTTAACATCCATCGACTTGCCAATAAACCCGAACAATATCAGGATTGTAGGATCTGATTCTGTTCTGAGATCCTCGCACTAG
- the LOC140887522 gene encoding histone-lysine N-methyltransferase, H3 lysine-9 specific SUVH1-like isoform X2 — translation MANHQPGSIDKSKVMDVRPLRCLIPMFPNPPGMPNVPTPHASPFACVPPGGPFPPGVQPFYPFLVPNDPQHTGYGSQNQQGNFGDDGTVPAPVPLNSFRTPAPKPHGRRGRPKRNFNPPEPVVVEGDGYSDSQNDQYVNEFGLHTTDAEASNKPVRRRGRPRKRRPGEGDEVDVESLVNSFLALFKLNGFDDFRRASGDKETVGTILLVFSLLRRRLTQLDEANDSANGIARRPDLKAGTLLMTKGIRTNATKRIGHVPGIEVGDIFFVRMELCVVGLHSPSMAGIDYMSVKSTTDEEPVAVSIVSSGGYDDEGDGGDVLIYTGQGGVQRRDGQMFDQKLERGNLALEKSLHRANDVRVIRGIKDTLSTGKIYVYDGLYRIQESWAEKKSGCNVFKYKLVRVPGQPQTYTLWKSIQQWRDGTATQTGVILPDLTSGSESQPVTLVNDVDGEKGPSHFSYISSLRYSKPFPASKPSSGCHCMGGCQPGDTHCPCNQKNDGFVPYSSIGVLLTNKPLIYECGQTCACPPNCRNRTSQAGIKVRLEVFKTKNRGWGLRSWDPIRAGAFICEYAGDVINDAGGSFGNGSDNNYIFDANRYYKPLEAAHDDSPGSKKAPFPLVISAKNNGNVARFMNHSCSPNVFWQPVLRESNNQSYLHVAFFAIGHVPPCKS, via the exons ATG GCAAATCATCAACCTGGGTCAATTGATAAGTCTAAGGTAATGGATGTGAGGCCTTTGAGATGTCTCATTCCGATGTTCCCGAACCCACCGGGCATGCCTAATGTTCCGACCCCCCATGCCTCCCCCTTTGCTTGTGTCCCACCAGGTGGTCCTTTTCCGCCGGGAGTTCAACCATTTTACCCTTTTCTGGTTCCCAATGATCCCCAGCACACTGGTTATGGTTCTCAAAACCAGCAAGGTAATTTTGGTGACGATGGCACTGTACCAGCTCCTGTTCCATTGAATTCATTTAGGACCCCAGCGCCTAAACCACATGGCCGCCGTGGTCGGCCAAAGAGAAACTTCAATCCACCCGAACCTGTAGTTGTGGAGGGTGATGGGTATAGCGACTCACAGAATGACCAATATGTGAATGAGTTTGGCTTACATACCACTGATGCAGAGGCTTCCAATAAACCGGTGAGGCGAAGGGGCCGCCCAAGGAAGAGAAGGCCTGGTGAGGGTGATGAAGTTGATGTAGAATCTCTAGTTAATAGCTTCTTGGCGCTCTTTAAGCTTAATGGATTTGATGACTTTAGAAGGGCTAGTGGGGACAAGGAAACTGTTGGAACTATACTCTTGGTTTTTAGTTTACTTAGGAGAAGACTCACTCAACTTGATGAAGCAAATGACTCGGCTAATGGTATTGCTAGACGTCCCGACCTGAAAGCTGGTACGCTTTTGATGACCAAAGGAATTCGGACAAACGCGACAAAGCGGATTGGGCATGTTCCGGGAATTGAAGTTGGTGATATTTTCTTTGTTAGAATGGAACTTTGCGTAGTTGGGTTACACTCCCCAAGTATGGCTGGAATAGATTATATGAGTGTGAAAAGTACAACAGATGAAGAACCGGTAGCTGTCAGCATAGTTTCATCTGGAGGATATGACGACGAGGGGGATGGCGGAGACGTGTTAATATATACTGGCCAGGGTGGAGTGCAGAGGAGAGATGGACAAATGTTTGACCAGAAGCTCGAAAGGGGAAATCTTGCTCTAGAAAAAAGTCTACACCGAGCCAATGATGTGAGAGTCATAAGGGGCATTAAGGATACTCTTTCAACTGGTAAGATCTATGTGTATGATGGCCTGTATAGAATTCAAGAATCATGGGCAGAGAAGAAGTCGGGATGCAATGTTTTTAAGTATAAGTTGGTTAGGGTGCCAGGACAACCGCAAACTTATACCCTGTGGAAATCAATTCAGCAGTGGAGAGATGGAACAGCTACTCAGACAGGTGTCATACTTCCAGATTTAACTTCGGGTTCAGAAAGTCAGCCTGTCACTCTTGTGAATGACGTTGATGGTGAAAAGGGACCCAGTCATTTCTCGTATATTTCGAGCCTCAGATACTCGAAGCCTTTTCCGGCATCTAAACCTTCTTCTGGTTGTCATTGCATGGGTGGATGTCAGCCTGGGGACACCCATTGCCCGTGCAATCAGAAAAATGATGGCTTTGTCCCCTATTCATCAATTGGGGTTCTTCTGACTAACAAACCCTTGATATATGAGTGCGGTCAGACGTGCGCATGTCCTCCGAATTGCCGGAACCGTACGTCTCAAGCAGGTATTAAAGTTCGTCTTGAGGTTTTCAAAACAAAGAACAGAGGCTGGGGCCTTAGGTCTTGGGATCCCATACGTGCAGGAgcttttatttgtgaatatgcGGGGGATGTCATAAATGACGCCGGTGGTAGTTTTGGGAATGGAAGTgacaataattatatttttgatgcAAACCGTTATTACAAGCCATTAGAAGCTGCTCATGATGATTCCCCGGGTTCTAAGAAAGCCCCATTTCCCCTTGTGATAAGTGCAAAGAACAATGGAAATGTAGCCCGGTTTATGAACCATAGTTGTTCGCCAAATGTATTCTGGCAGCCAGTTTTACGTGAAAGTAATAATCAATCGTATCTCCATGTTGCTTTCTTTGCGATCGGACATGTTCCCCCATGCAAGAGCTGA
- the LOC140886902 gene encoding probable protein S-acyltransferase 4: MDLGRPHPRRLYQVWRGSNKFLLGGRLIFGPDVSSLFLSTFLIVGPALAFCIKILLVIKHNIKEGENANPWYPVLTVAIVLTMLDVFFLFLTSSRDPGIVPRNTKPPESDETFEINTPSMEWVNGRTPHLKLPRTKDVVVNGHTVKVKFCDTCLLYRPPRASHCSICNNCVQRFDHHCPWVGQCIGIRNYRFFYMFISTSTILCIYVFVVSWINIVRPKRNIFTSMSRDILSVVLIVYCFIAVWFVGGLSVFHFYLISTNQTTYENFRYRYDKKENPYNKGMIKNLKEVFFSKIPPSINDFRAFVRDEESVVVEPTDHDFMNMGGMKSSKEKIDIEMGSSKYDEEHGLTLPEILNNLAYDDIVDDLKPREEGERTDSGRLIVPIEQELNDPTDIEVEDNVDEKRQNVLSEQTTTSVQM; the protein is encoded by the exons ATGGACCTCGGAAGGCCCCATCCGAGGAGGCTTTATCAAGTTTGGAGGGGAAGCAAT AAATTCTTGTTAGGGGGGAGATTGATCTTCGGACCCGATGTGTCTTCTTTGTTCTTGTCCACGTTTTTAATTGTTGGTCCGGCCCTGGCGTTTTGTATAAAGATTCTGTTAGTCATTAAACACAACATCAAAGAAGGCGAGAATGCCAATCCTTGGTATCCAGTACTTACTGTGGCTATAGTGCTAACCATGTTG GATGTATTCTTCCTCTTCCTCACCTCAAGCAGAGATCCGGGAATCGTCCCTAGAAATACAAAACCTCCGGAATCTGATGAAACATTTGAAATAAACACCCCTTCAATGGAGTGGGTCAATGGTAGAACTCCTCATTTGAAACTTCCTCGTACAAAAGATGTCGTTGTAAATGGGCACACGGTCAAAGTGAAATTTTGTGACACGTGTTTACTCTACCGTCCACCTCGTGCATCTCATTGCTCCATCTGCAACAACTGTGTTCAGAGATTCGATCATCACTGTCCATGGGTTGGTCAATGCATTGGTATA CGGAACTATAGGTTCTTCTACATGTTTATATCAACATCGACGATTTTATGCATTTATGTTTTTGTCGTCTCTTGGATCAACATTGTCCGACCGAAACGCAACATATTTACATCCATGTCGAGAGATATTTTATCGGTTGTACTCATCGTGTACTGCTTCATTGCTGTTTGGTTTGTTGGTGGCCTCTCAGTTTTCCACTTCTATCTGATTAGCACGAATCAG ACTACATACGAGAACTTCAGGTATCGATACGATAAAAAGGAGAATCCATATAACAAAGGGATGATCAAGAACCTCAAAGAAGTCTTCTTCTCTAAGATCCCACCTTCAATCAATGATTTTCGAGCATTTGTCCGCGACGAAGAAAGTGTGGTGGTGGAACCTACGGATCATGATTTCATGAACATGGGAGGTATGAAAAGCTCCAAAGAAAAAATCGACATTGAAATGGGATCGTCAAAGTACGATGAGGAACACGGCTTAACGCTCCCTGAGATTTTGAATAATCTTGCATATGATGATATAGTTGACGACTTGAAACCAAGGGAAGAGGGTGAAAGAACTGATTCTGGCAGGCTCATTGTTCCTATCGAACAAGAATTGAACGATCCCACGGATATAGAAGTTGAGGATAATGTAGACGAGAAAAGGCAAAATGTACTATCGGAACAAACCACAACATCAGTTCAAATGTAG
- the LOC140887522 gene encoding histone-lysine N-methyltransferase, H3 lysine-9 specific SUVH1-like isoform X1: MEHGLNSQANHQPGSIDKSKVMDVRPLRCLIPMFPNPPGMPNVPTPHASPFACVPPGGPFPPGVQPFYPFLVPNDPQHTGYGSQNQQGNFGDDGTVPAPVPLNSFRTPAPKPHGRRGRPKRNFNPPEPVVVEGDGYSDSQNDQYVNEFGLHTTDAEASNKPVRRRGRPRKRRPGEGDEVDVESLVNSFLALFKLNGFDDFRRASGDKETVGTILLVFSLLRRRLTQLDEANDSANGIARRPDLKAGTLLMTKGIRTNATKRIGHVPGIEVGDIFFVRMELCVVGLHSPSMAGIDYMSVKSTTDEEPVAVSIVSSGGYDDEGDGGDVLIYTGQGGVQRRDGQMFDQKLERGNLALEKSLHRANDVRVIRGIKDTLSTGKIYVYDGLYRIQESWAEKKSGCNVFKYKLVRVPGQPQTYTLWKSIQQWRDGTATQTGVILPDLTSGSESQPVTLVNDVDGEKGPSHFSYISSLRYSKPFPASKPSSGCHCMGGCQPGDTHCPCNQKNDGFVPYSSIGVLLTNKPLIYECGQTCACPPNCRNRTSQAGIKVRLEVFKTKNRGWGLRSWDPIRAGAFICEYAGDVINDAGGSFGNGSDNNYIFDANRYYKPLEAAHDDSPGSKKAPFPLVISAKNNGNVARFMNHSCSPNVFWQPVLRESNNQSYLHVAFFAIGHVPPCKS; this comes from the coding sequence ATGGAGCACGGTTTGAATTCGCAGGCAAATCATCAACCTGGGTCAATTGATAAGTCTAAGGTAATGGATGTGAGGCCTTTGAGATGTCTCATTCCGATGTTCCCGAACCCACCGGGCATGCCTAATGTTCCGACCCCCCATGCCTCCCCCTTTGCTTGTGTCCCACCAGGTGGTCCTTTTCCGCCGGGAGTTCAACCATTTTACCCTTTTCTGGTTCCCAATGATCCCCAGCACACTGGTTATGGTTCTCAAAACCAGCAAGGTAATTTTGGTGACGATGGCACTGTACCAGCTCCTGTTCCATTGAATTCATTTAGGACCCCAGCGCCTAAACCACATGGCCGCCGTGGTCGGCCAAAGAGAAACTTCAATCCACCCGAACCTGTAGTTGTGGAGGGTGATGGGTATAGCGACTCACAGAATGACCAATATGTGAATGAGTTTGGCTTACATACCACTGATGCAGAGGCTTCCAATAAACCGGTGAGGCGAAGGGGCCGCCCAAGGAAGAGAAGGCCTGGTGAGGGTGATGAAGTTGATGTAGAATCTCTAGTTAATAGCTTCTTGGCGCTCTTTAAGCTTAATGGATTTGATGACTTTAGAAGGGCTAGTGGGGACAAGGAAACTGTTGGAACTATACTCTTGGTTTTTAGTTTACTTAGGAGAAGACTCACTCAACTTGATGAAGCAAATGACTCGGCTAATGGTATTGCTAGACGTCCCGACCTGAAAGCTGGTACGCTTTTGATGACCAAAGGAATTCGGACAAACGCGACAAAGCGGATTGGGCATGTTCCGGGAATTGAAGTTGGTGATATTTTCTTTGTTAGAATGGAACTTTGCGTAGTTGGGTTACACTCCCCAAGTATGGCTGGAATAGATTATATGAGTGTGAAAAGTACAACAGATGAAGAACCGGTAGCTGTCAGCATAGTTTCATCTGGAGGATATGACGACGAGGGGGATGGCGGAGACGTGTTAATATATACTGGCCAGGGTGGAGTGCAGAGGAGAGATGGACAAATGTTTGACCAGAAGCTCGAAAGGGGAAATCTTGCTCTAGAAAAAAGTCTACACCGAGCCAATGATGTGAGAGTCATAAGGGGCATTAAGGATACTCTTTCAACTGGTAAGATCTATGTGTATGATGGCCTGTATAGAATTCAAGAATCATGGGCAGAGAAGAAGTCGGGATGCAATGTTTTTAAGTATAAGTTGGTTAGGGTGCCAGGACAACCGCAAACTTATACCCTGTGGAAATCAATTCAGCAGTGGAGAGATGGAACAGCTACTCAGACAGGTGTCATACTTCCAGATTTAACTTCGGGTTCAGAAAGTCAGCCTGTCACTCTTGTGAATGACGTTGATGGTGAAAAGGGACCCAGTCATTTCTCGTATATTTCGAGCCTCAGATACTCGAAGCCTTTTCCGGCATCTAAACCTTCTTCTGGTTGTCATTGCATGGGTGGATGTCAGCCTGGGGACACCCATTGCCCGTGCAATCAGAAAAATGATGGCTTTGTCCCCTATTCATCAATTGGGGTTCTTCTGACTAACAAACCCTTGATATATGAGTGCGGTCAGACGTGCGCATGTCCTCCGAATTGCCGGAACCGTACGTCTCAAGCAGGTATTAAAGTTCGTCTTGAGGTTTTCAAAACAAAGAACAGAGGCTGGGGCCTTAGGTCTTGGGATCCCATACGTGCAGGAgcttttatttgtgaatatgcGGGGGATGTCATAAATGACGCCGGTGGTAGTTTTGGGAATGGAAGTgacaataattatatttttgatgcAAACCGTTATTACAAGCCATTAGAAGCTGCTCATGATGATTCCCCGGGTTCTAAGAAAGCCCCATTTCCCCTTGTGATAAGTGCAAAGAACAATGGAAATGTAGCCCGGTTTATGAACCATAGTTGTTCGCCAAATGTATTCTGGCAGCCAGTTTTACGTGAAAGTAATAATCAATCGTATCTCCATGTTGCTTTCTTTGCGATCGGACATGTTCCCCCATGCAAGAGCTGA